The nucleotide sequence GATGTGGATGACGTTCGGGCTGGCCTGTTGTGCCATCGAGCAGATGCAGGTTTCCATGCCTCGCTACGACGTCGAGCGCTTTGGATGCGCCCCTCGCGCGTCGCCAAGGCAGTCGGACTGCATGATCGTCTCGGGAACGCTCTGCAACAAGATGGCGCCTGCGCTTCGCAAGGTTTACGACCAAATGCCGGAGCCGCGATACGTCATTTCAATGGGCTCCTGCGCCAATGGCGGCGGCTACTACCACTATTCGTACTCTGTCGTGCGCGGATGCGACCGCATCGTTCCCGTCGACGTGTACGTGCCCGGCTGCCCTCCGACCGCAGAAGCTCTGCTTTACGGGATCATGCTGCTTCAGAAGAAGATCAGACGAACGGGCACGATAGTGCGATAGACCCCGCGGCCGTGTTGCGTGGCTCCAAATTTGGAGATCGTTTGCGCAGAGCCAGACGAGCCGTGGCTTTGATGGAGAGAGCCGAATGCCAAGATGTGAAACCTGCGGCAATGACTACGACAAAGCCTTTCAAGTCGTCATGAAGGGCGACAGCCACGTCTACGACAGCTTTGAATGCGCGATCCAGGCGCTGGCACCCCGATGCAAGACGTGTGGAACGCGTGTGCTTGGTCACGGGCTTGAGGCCGGCGGCAACATCTACTGCTGCAATCACTGCGCCGGCAGAGATGGTGTCACCGGGCTCACCGATCGCTCGTAGACCTTGGCCCGAGACCTTGGCCTAAGAACTTGGCCAGACCCCGGCCCAAGGCCTAACGCGCCTCGCGTTGCCGGGAGGTCGTCTTCAACGCCCGTCGCATCACATCCCACATCCGCGGGTCGTTCGATTGCGCCACGTTGAACCGCAGGAAGCTCGCTGCCGTCTGCGACACGCTGAAGACATTGCCCGGCGCAAGCACGACATCCTCCTGCAGCGCCGCGCGGGCAATTTGCGTCGCGTCCTGGCCGTCGGCGAGGCGGCACCAGAGGAAGAAGCCGCCGCGCGGTGTCAGCCAGGGCTCGATGCCCAAGGCCTGAAGTTTTCGCGCCACGTCACGCCTTGCACGTGCGAGCTTCTGCCTGAGCTCGTCCATGTGCTTGCGGTAGCCGCCGCCGGCCAAGACTCTTGCGATGATTTCGGTTGCGACCGGACTGGGGCCGCCGAAGCTGGTCGCGACCTGGAGGTCGACGAGATGCTCGATCCAGTCGGCGCGCGCGGCGATGTAGCCGCACCGCACCGAGGCGGAGAGCGTCTTGGAGAAACTGCCGATGCGGATCACGCGGCTGAGCCCGTCGAGCGCAGCGAGGCGCGGCGATCGCTCCGGCTCGAAATCGCCAAAAATGTCGTCCTCGATGATGGTCAGGTCGTGCGCTGCGGCTGCGGTCAGCAGCCGGTGCGCGGTCGGAAGCGAGAGCGTCGCGCCGGTTGGGTTGTGCAGCGCTGAATTGGTGATGTAGAGGCGCGGCCGCTCGGCGGCGAGGATGTCCTCGAAGCGCGCGACGTCCGGGCCCGACGGCGTGTAGGGCACGCCGACGATCTTGACCTGGTGCGCCCTGAGCAGCGCGCGAAAATTGAAGTAGCAGGGATCGTCGACCAGCACAGTGTCACCGGGCCGCAACAGGATGCGGCAGACGAGATCGGTTGCTTGCGTGCCCGAGCCCGTGAGCATGAGCTGGTCGACCGATGCCGCGATCGCGTCGTCGGCAAGGCGCGTGATCAGGAGCCGGCGCAGCGCCAGCGCGCCGTGCGTGCTGCCGTAATCGGTCAACAAGCCATCATCGGCGCGCGCGAGCGCGCGGACGGCGCGGCGCAAGGCGGTTTCCGGCATCCAGTCCGGCGGCAGCCAGCCGCAGCCCGGCTTCAGCGCGGCGGCATCGGCATCGAGCGATTGCCGCGAGACCCAGAACGGATCGACGGCCCGGTCGCGGCGCGGCTCGACCTCGCTCAGCGCCAGCGGCGGCATGACGGTCGGCGATACATAGAAGCCCGAACCGCGGCGGGCGCGGATCTGGCCCTCGGCCGCGAGGCGCTCATAGGCTTCGACCACGGTGGAGGGCGAGACGCGCATGCTCGCAGCAAGACTGCGGATCGAGGGCAGGCGGTCCCCGGCGGCAAGGGCGCGGCCTGCGATCTTGGCGCGGATCGCGTCCATCACCTCGGCGGTGCGCGTTCCGCGCCGGCCGCTCTTTCGCGTCGCGGCATCCAAAGTGTATGACCTTCCATATCGATACAGTTTTGCGGGATTGTACTGGATTGTCGCTGGCCTCGCCACCGGGGGCCGCCGAGAATGGCCTCCAGGAAATGCGAGGCGACATGCAATCTGCGGGCGGCGGCGGCTGGGGCAACGGACTTTTGGGCGTCATCATCTTCAGCGGTTCGCTGCCGGCGACGCGCGTCGCGGTCGGCGGCTTCTCCGCGCTGTTCCTGACCTCGGCGCGCGCGGTCATCGCCGCGCTGTTGGGTGCGGCTCTGCTAGGCCTGCTCAATCAGGCTCGGCCGCAGCGCAAGGATCTCGCCTCGCTTGTGGTCGTTTCGATCGGGGTTGTGGTCGGCTTCCCGCTGCTGACGGCGCTCGCGCTCCAGCACATCACCTCGGCGCATTCGATCGTGTTCATCGGCCTGTTGCCGCTGTCGACCGCAATCTTCGGCGTGCTGCGCGGCGGCGAGCGGCCGCAACCGCTGTTCTGGCTGTTCGCGATTCTCGGCAGCGTCACGGTCGCGGGCTTTGCCTTGTCGAATGACGGCTCGGCGTCGCTCAGCGGCGATCTTCTGATGGTGGCCGCGATCGTGCTGTGCGGGCTCGGCTATGCTGAAGGCGCCGCGCTGTCGCGCCGGCTTGGCGGCTGGCAGGTGATCTCCTGGGCGTTGCTGCTGGCGCTGCCGCTGATGGTGCCGGTCGCGATTCTGACCTGGCCGTCGACATGGACGGGCATCGGCGCGCCCGCCTGGATCGGGCTCACTTACGTCTCCGTCTTCAGCATGTTCGTCGGCTTCGTGTTCTGGTATCGCGGGCTCGCGATCGGCGGCATCGCGCGTATCGGTCAGCTTCAGCAGGTTCAGCCGTTCCTCGGCCTCGTGCTCGCCGGCGTGCTCCTGAACGAGCCCATCGCATGGAGCATGATCGCCGCGACCGCGCTCGTGGTCGTCTGCGTGGCCTGCGCGCGGCGATATGCGTGAGGCAGGCGCCTCTGTCTCTCCCCATCACTGAGGCAGGCGCCTCAGTCTCTCCCCATCACCACACGCGTCAGCGCGCTCCTTGCGAACTTCTTCAGGGGCATCGGCTTGCCGAACAGAAAGCCCTGCACCAGGTCGAAGCCGAGCTCGTTGGCGGCCATGAGGTCGGCACGGCTCTCGATCCCCTCGGCCACGGTGCGAGCGCCGTAACCCTTGGCGAGTTCGA is from Bradyrhizobium sp. ISRA430 and encodes:
- a CDS encoding PLP-dependent aminotransferase family protein — translated: MDAIRAKIAGRALAAGDRLPSIRSLAASMRVSPSTVVEAYERLAAEGQIRARRGSGFYVSPTVMPPLALSEVEPRRDRAVDPFWVSRQSLDADAAALKPGCGWLPPDWMPETALRRAVRALARADDGLLTDYGSTHGALALRRLLITRLADDAIAASVDQLMLTGSGTQATDLVCRILLRPGDTVLVDDPCYFNFRALLRAHQVKIVGVPYTPSGPDVARFEDILAAERPRLYITNSALHNPTGATLSLPTAHRLLTAAAAHDLTIIEDDIFGDFEPERSPRLAALDGLSRVIRIGSFSKTLSASVRCGYIAARADWIEHLVDLQVATSFGGPSPVATEIIARVLAGGGYRKHMDELRQKLARARRDVARKLQALGIEPWLTPRGGFFLWCRLADGQDATQIARAALQEDVVLAPGNVFSVSQTAASFLRFNVAQSNDPRMWDVMRRALKTTSRQREAR
- a CDS encoding DMT family transporter codes for the protein MQSAGGGGWGNGLLGVIIFSGSLPATRVAVGGFSALFLTSARAVIAALLGAALLGLLNQARPQRKDLASLVVVSIGVVVGFPLLTALALQHITSAHSIVFIGLLPLSTAIFGVLRGGERPQPLFWLFAILGSVTVAGFALSNDGSASLSGDLLMVAAIVLCGLGYAEGAALSRRLGGWQVISWALLLALPLMVPVAILTWPSTWTGIGAPAWIGLTYVSVFSMFVGFVFWYRGLAIGGIARIGQLQQVQPFLGLVLAGVLLNEPIAWSMIAATALVVVCVACARRYA